One genomic segment of Desulfofundulus luciae includes these proteins:
- a CDS encoding AbrB/MazE/SpoVT family DNA-binding domain-containing protein: protein MITGGLAKMSEHYIARVTTKGQVTVPLELRKSLNIKEGDYILFEKKGSRVEIRKMIPFNDFEEFARPIRERFQKEGITPRDVEEAINWARRGVK from the coding sequence ATGATTACCGGAGGGTTGGCAAAAATGAGTGAACACTATATTGCACGGGTAACTACAAAAGGACAGGTAACGGTTCCGCTGGAATTGAGGAAGTCCCTGAATATTAAAGAAGGCGATTACATCCTCTTTGAAAAAAAAGGTTCCCGCGTAGAGATAAGGAAAATGATTCCTTTTAATGATTTTGAGGAATTCGCCAGGCCGATCAGGGAAAGGTTCCAAAAGGAAGGCATAACCCCCAGGGACGTTGAGGAAGCGATCAATTGGGCACGACGGGGCGTGAAGTAA